The nucleotide sequence CATGAAGCGCGTGGAGAAGGCCGGACTGGTGAAGTTCGACTTCCTGGGCCTCAAGACCATGACGGTCATCGACGACACGCTCCAAATCATCCGCGAGATGGGCGAGGAGCCGCCCGACCTCGACACCCTGCCCTTTACCGACGAAGCCACCTACGAGCTTTTCGCCAAGGGCGACACCGACGGCATCTTCCAGGTGGAAAGCCAGGGCATGCGTAAGTATTTGCGGATGCTCAAGCCCAACTGCTTCGAGGACATCATCGCCATGCTGGCGCTGTATCGCCCGGGGCCGCTGGGGTCGGGCATGGTCGAGCTTTTCATCCGCCGCAAGCACGGCGAAGACCCGGTCGAGTACCCGCATCCGCTCCTGGAAGAGACGCTGAAACCCACCTACGGCGTCATCGTCTACCAGGAACAGGTCATGAAGATCGCCCAGGTGCTGGCCAACTTTTCCCTTGGCGCGGGCGACCTGCTGCGCCGGGCCATGGGCAAGAAAAACGCCGAGGAGATGGGCAAGCAGCGCGGCTTTTTCGTCGAAGGCTGCGCCCAAAACGACATCCCCGAGAAGAAAGCCAACGAAATCTTTGACTTGATGGAGAAGTTCGCGGAGTACGGCTTCAACAAGTCCCACAGCGCCGCCTACGCGCTCATTTCCTATCATACAGCGTATTTGAAGGCCCACTATCCGGTCGCCTTCATGGCCGCGCTCATGACCTCGGACATGGAAAACCAGGACAAGTTGCTGCAGTACATCGCCGCCTGCCGCGACAACGACCTGACGCTCTTGCCGCCTGACGTCAACGCCGGCTATCCGCACTTTTCGGTCAAGGACAACAAGATCCTCTACGGCCTGGCCGCCGTGAAAAACGTCGGCCGCGACGCCGTGGCCGAGATCGTGGCCGCCCGGGAAGAGGGCGGCCCCTTCACCTCGCTTCTGGATTTCACCTCGCGCGTCAACATGCGCAAGATCACCAAGCGGGTCATCGAATACCTCATCAAATGCGGGGCCTGCGACAGCTTCGGCTGTACGCGGGCCGGGCTGGCGGCCGGCCTGGACCAGGCCGCCGCCATCGGCCAGCGGCGCGCCGCCGAGAAAAACGACGGCCGGCTCTCGCTCATGACGCTTATGCCCGAAAAGCCCAAGCCCACCGTGGGCCTGGGCCTTTCCTGCGCCGAGGCCGAACTGCCCGAGTGGCACCACGAAGAGATGATGGCTTTTGAAAAAGAGGCCCTGGGCTTTTACCTCACCAGCCATCCGCTTCTGGCCTACGAACGCGATCTGCGGGCCATGCGCCTGACCACCATCGCCCAGTGCGACGGCATGGAGCCCGGCGTCGAGGTGAAGCTGGCCTGCATCTGCGTCTCCACCAAGGAGATCATCACCAAGAAAGGCCAGAAGATGGCCTTTTGCAAGCTCGAGGACCATCTGGGCGGCGAGGCCGAGGCCGTGGTCTTTTCCGATGTCTACGCCGCCTGCCGCGAACACCTCGACGCTGACGTGCCGCTGTATCTCACCGCCAAGATCGGCAACGTCGACCAGGGCGAGGGCGAAGGCAAAAAGATCATCAAGCTGCAAGCCGTGCGGCTTGATCCCCTGGTCAACATCGTCAGCGGCAGCGACGAGCCCATCGAAATCTTCGTGGCCTGCAAGGATGAGCAGCCCGTGGGCTTGGGGCCCCTTGGGGAAATCCTCAAACGCTATCCCGGCGAGAATTCCGTCCATCTCATCATGAATCTGCCCAAGGCCGTGTGCCGGTTGCGCCTGGGCCACCACTACGGCGTCAAGCGCTGCCCCGAACTGCGCCGCGAACTCGACGCCTTCGAGCAAGGCGTCCTTGGGCGACAGCAGGCTTGAGGCCGCAGGAACGGCCTTGCCGACTCAAGGGAAGCCAAGGATGGAAGGGAACATGTCCCCAACGCTGCACATTGCCGTGGTGACGTACAATCGGCTTGCCTCCACGGTGAAGTGCCTGGAGTCGATTCTGTCCCGGACCGACGCGGACTACCGGCTGACGGTGGTGGACAACGGCAGCGAAAGGGACACGGTCGCCTATCTGCTGCGCCTGCACAACAAGAAGAAGATCGACGACCTGTATTTGTTTGACCACAACATGGGCGTGGCTTGCGGCTACAATTTTGCTTTGTCCGTGTCGCGGGAACCGTTTTTTGTGCGTCTGGACAATGACATCATCATCCAGGACGCCGCCTGGGCCAAGGTCCTTATGGACGTGTTGACGCGCCAGCGCGAGGTGGGCACGGCCGGTTTCCACGTCTGGGACAACTGTCCGGCCGAGACGCTTGCCGGGCTGGGCGACGGCGACGTGTTTATTGCTCGGAGCTTTACCACCGGGGCCTGCTGCATGTCCCGGCGCGACGTACATGAGAAGCTCGGGTTTTGGTGCGAGGACTACGGACTCTACGGCGAAGAGGACAAGGATTTCGGCTTTCGCCTGGCCAGGGCCGGCTTGACGGCCGGCTATGTGGACAAGTGGGGCAAGTACGTCCGTCACGAGCATACGCCCTACGAAACGGGCGGCATCAACGAGTTGCGCAACGACAAAAACCGGCAGGAAGCCCAACGTATGCGCCGGCTCAACGAGTTACTGTATGCAAAAGGATTGCGCGAGCTGTTCATGCCCCGCAAGTACGACGCGACGCTGGACGGGGTGCGGGTGAGCTTCTCGGAAAATCCCGAGTATGCCCGTTTCATGGAAGGCGTGGCCAAGGTCGGGCGCAAGCTTGAGCCGGTCCTGGCCGCCCAAGAGGACGGCAAACGCCAGGGCCGCTGAAGCCGCCCGGAGAAGGATGCATGGAAACGAAAAAAGGCAAATGGCGGCTGACCGTGAGCGAGGGGTTTTGCGCCTCGCATTGTTTGCGCGGCTACGAAGGCCCGTGCGAGAACCTGCACGGCCACAATTTCGGCGTCGAGGCCGTGGTCGAGGGCGAGCGCCTGGACCCCAAGGTGGAATATCTGGTCGATTTCAAAGTGCTGCGCGGCCGGCTGCGCGAGATTCTGGCCGGCCTGGACCATCGACACTTAAACGACCTGCCGGCTTTTTCGCTGGAAAATCCGTCGTCGGAAAATCTGGCGCGCTTTGTCTACCGCCAGTTGGAAGCAGCTCTGGCCGGCCAGCCGGTGCGGCTGGTTTGCGTGTCGGTCTCGGAGAAGGACTCCAGCAAAGCCACGTATATGGAAGAATAGGGGGCGGCGTGCGACTGGTCGTGCAACGGGTGCGTGAGGCTTCTGTGGCGGTCGATGGGCAGGCGGTGGCGTCCATTGAGGCGGGCCTGTTGGTCCTGGTCGGCTTCGGCGCGGCCGATGGATCGGATTTCGCCGCCGGCAAGCCTTGCCGGGCGACGCTGGAAAAGCTCCTTGATCTGCGGATTTTTCCCGACGAGGCGGGCAAGCTCAACCTGAGCCTGCGCGAGACCGGCGGGGGCTTGCTTCTGGTGTCGCAGTTCACGCTTTACGCCTCTTGCCGCAAGGGGCGGCGGCCGTCGTTTTCCGAGGCCGCGCCGCCGCAGGTTGCCCTGGGGCTTTACAACGCCTTGGTGGAGATGGCTGGGCAGGCCCTGCCCGGGCGGGTCGGCAGCGGCGTTTTCGGTGCGGACATGGACGTTTCCCTGGTCAACTGGGGGCCGGTGACCATCCTGCTCGACAGCGCCGATCTGGGCGGGGCCACTTGACGCGGCCCGGGCTTTCGGAGCAAACCTGGGGCGTGGCTTGGTCGGGCGGTGGTCGCCGGGCCGGCCGTGGAGCAAGGCCATGGAGCGCGCGGTGACCCGCAAGGTGTTTCGAACCGAATCCCATCCCGGGGACAGCCGACGGCTGGCCAAGGACGTGGTCGATTATCTCGCCGCGTTTCTGGCCGATGGCGACGTGCTCCACGATCTCGACATCATCCTCACTGAAGCCTGCGCCAACGTCTGCCGCCATGCTTACGGCGGCCAGCCCGGGCCGCTGGAAGT is from Solidesulfovibrio magneticus RS-1 and encodes:
- the dnaE gene encoding DNA polymerase III subunit alpha — protein: MPDFVHLHCHTEYSLLDGAIRIGDLVKTAKSFNSPAAAITDHGNLHGALIFYDAAKKAELKPIIGCEVYVSPTSRRDRDPRTPRYHLVLLAQNMTGYKNLLKLATLGHTEGMYYKPRVDKELLGQYGEGLIALSACIKGEINQKLLKEGKDQARAMAKEYASLFPDRFYLEIQANEIPEQAIINDFLIDLSDDMGLPLVATNDCHYLRADDAEAHDVLLCIQTAACVDDVKRMRFTTQDLYYRSPDEMAAAFAHVPQAIANSCEIAERINLQLKFGDYHFPVYKSPPGKSLDEVMADLARKGLTERLSKMQGADPKRYWDRLELELDVIKQMGFPGYFLIVQDFINWAKNHGIPVGPGRGSAAGSLVAYALRITNLDPLPYDLLFERFLNIERVSMPDIDVDFCERRRHEVIRYVTEHYGEEAVAQITTFGTMKAKAVVRDVGRALGMSFGETDRIAKLIPEDLKMTIDKALAQEPELKTLMAQDGRVAKLIDVSRRLEGLARHASTHAAGVVVSDTAMTEYVPLYKGKNNETVTQWDMKRVEKAGLVKFDFLGLKTMTVIDDTLQIIREMGEEPPDLDTLPFTDEATYELFAKGDTDGIFQVESQGMRKYLRMLKPNCFEDIIAMLALYRPGPLGSGMVELFIRRKHGEDPVEYPHPLLEETLKPTYGVIVYQEQVMKIAQVLANFSLGAGDLLRRAMGKKNAEEMGKQRGFFVEGCAQNDIPEKKANEIFDLMEKFAEYGFNKSHSAAYALISYHTAYLKAHYPVAFMAALMTSDMENQDKLLQYIAACRDNDLTLLPPDVNAGYPHFSVKDNKILYGLAAVKNVGRDAVAEIVAAREEGGPFTSLLDFTSRVNMRKITKRVIEYLIKCGACDSFGCTRAGLAAGLDQAAAIGQRRAAEKNDGRLSLMTLMPEKPKPTVGLGLSCAEAELPEWHHEEMMAFEKEALGFYLTSHPLLAYERDLRAMRLTTIAQCDGMEPGVEVKLACICVSTKEIITKKGQKMAFCKLEDHLGGEAEAVVFSDVYAACREHLDADVPLYLTAKIGNVDQGEGEGKKIIKLQAVRLDPLVNIVSGSDEPIEIFVACKDEQPVGLGPLGEILKRYPGENSVHLIMNLPKAVCRLRLGHHYGVKRCPELRRELDAFEQGVLGRQQA
- a CDS encoding glycosyltransferase; the protein is MSPTLHIAVVTYNRLASTVKCLESILSRTDADYRLTVVDNGSERDTVAYLLRLHNKKKIDDLYLFDHNMGVACGYNFALSVSREPFFVRLDNDIIIQDAAWAKVLMDVLTRQREVGTAGFHVWDNCPAETLAGLGDGDVFIARSFTTGACCMSRRDVHEKLGFWCEDYGLYGEEDKDFGFRLARAGLTAGYVDKWGKYVRHEHTPYETGGINELRNDKNRQEAQRMRRLNELLYAKGLRELFMPRKYDATLDGVRVSFSENPEYARFMEGVAKVGRKLEPVLAAQEDGKRQGR
- a CDS encoding 6-pyruvoyl trahydropterin synthase family protein, whose amino-acid sequence is METKKGKWRLTVSEGFCASHCLRGYEGPCENLHGHNFGVEAVVEGERLDPKVEYLVDFKVLRGRLREILAGLDHRHLNDLPAFSLENPSSENLARFVYRQLEAALAGQPVRLVCVSVSEKDSSKATYMEE
- the dtd gene encoding D-aminoacyl-tRNA deacylase; the protein is MRLVVQRVREASVAVDGQAVASIEAGLLVLVGFGAADGSDFAAGKPCRATLEKLLDLRIFPDEAGKLNLSLRETGGGLLLVSQFTLYASCRKGRRPSFSEAAPPQVALGLYNALVEMAGQALPGRVGSGVFGADMDVSLVNWGPVTILLDSADLGGAT